A stretch of the Agelaius phoeniceus isolate bAgePho1 chromosome 1, bAgePho1.hap1, whole genome shotgun sequence genome encodes the following:
- the LRP12 gene encoding low-density lipoprotein receptor-related protein 12: protein MAPWGSAEGSPAWRSAQLLLLVVSCCGNGALAEHSENVHISGVSTACGDIPEQIRSPSGTITSPGWPSEYPARINCSWYIHANPGEIITISFQDFDVQGSRRCSSDWLTIGSYKNIEGYRACGSSIPSPYISSQDHVWIRFHSDDSISRKGFRLAYFAGKSDEPSCDCDQFHCANGKCIPESWKCNNMDECGDNSDEEICAKANPPTASSFQPCAPDQFQCLSRFTKLYTCLPESLKCDGNIDCLDLGDEIDCDVPTCGQWLKYFYGTFSSPNYPDFYPPGSNCTWLIDTGDHRKVILRFTDFKLDGTGYGDYVKIYDGLEENPRRLLRVLTAFDSHAPLTVVSSSGQIRVHFCADKVNAARGFNATYQVDGFCLPWEIPCGGNWGCYTEQQRCDGYWHCPNGRDETNCTMCQRDEFPCSRNGVCYPRSDRCNYQNHCPNGSDEKNCFFCQPGNFHCKNNRCVFESWVCDSQDDCGDGSDEENCPVIVPTRVITAAVIGSLICGLLLVIALGCTCKLYSLRMFERRSFETHLSRVEAELLRREAPPSYGQLIAQGLIPPVEDFPVCSPNQASVLENLRLAVRSQLGFTSIRLPIAGRSSNIWNRIFNFARSRHSGSLALVSADGDDVASQSTSREGERNNTHRSLFSVESDDTDTENERRDTAGAVGGVAATLPQKVPPATAIEATVGACGSSSAHSSSSSSTDGGREVTNVEPPSTSPARHQLSSALSRMTQGLRWVRFTLGRSSSVNQNQSPLRQLDNGVSGREEDDDVEMLIPVSDVASDFDMNDCSRPLLDLSSDQGPGLRQPYSAAHHSVRSCSRDGPCESCGIVHTAQIPDTCLEATVKNETSDDEALLLC from the exons cagaacaAATTCGATCACCAAGCGGGACAATCACAAGTCCAGGGTGGCCCTCTGAGTATCCTGCCCGAATTAACTGTAGCTGGTACATCCATGCCAACCCAGGGGAGATCATTACTATAAG ctTTCAAGATTTTGATGTTCAGGGATCTCGACGATGCAGCTCAGATTGGTTAACAATTGGAAGCTACAAGAACATTGAAGGCTATAGAGCATGTGGCTCTTCCATTCCCTCACCATACATCTCTTCACAGGATCATGTTTGGATAAGGTTTCATTCAGATGATAGCATCTCCAGAAAAGGCTTCAGATTAGCCTACTTTGCTG gGAAATCTGATGAACCAAGTTGTGATTGTGACCAATTTCATTGTGCTAATGGGAAGTGTATTCCAGAAAGTTGGAAATGTAACAATATGGATGAATGTGGAGACAACTCGGACGAGGAAATCTGTGCCAAAGCTAATCCTCCGACAGCTTCTTCCTTTCAGCCTTGTGCACCCGATCAGTTCCAGTGTCTTTCCCGCTTCACCAAGCTTTACACTTGCCTTCCAGAATCGTTAAAATGTGATGGTAACATTGATTGTCTTGACCTGGGAGATGAAATAGACTGTGATGTGCCAACATGTGGACAGTGGTTAAAATACTTTTATGGTACTTTCAGTTCTCCCAACTATCCTGACTTCTACCCGCCTGGCAGCAACTGCACCTGGCTGATAGACACTGGTGATCATCGCAAAGTAATTTTGCGATTCACCGATTTTAAACTTGATGGTACAGGTTACGGAGACTATGTCAAAATATATGATGGATTGGAGGAGAATCCACGGAGACTGTTGCGAGTACTGACAGCATTTGACTCTCATGCTCCCCTCACAGTTGTTTCATCCTCAGGACAGATAAGAGTGCATTTTTGTGCTGACAAAGTGAACGCTGCAAGAGGGTTCAATGCAACGTATCAAGTTGATGGCTTCTGTTTGCCCTGGGAAATCCCATGCGGTGGGAATTGGGGGTGCTACACAGAGCAGCAACGCTGCGACGGCTACTGGCACTGTCCAAATGGAAGGGATGAAACCAACTGCACCATGTGCCAAAGAGATGAGTTTCCCTGCTCTCGAAATGGTGTTTGCTACCCTCGTTCAGATCGCTGCAACTACCAGAATCATTGCCCTAATGGTTCGGATGAGAAGAATTGTTTCTTCTGTCAGCCAGGCAATTTTCACTGTAAAAATAACCGCTGTGTGTTTGAGAGCTGGGTTTGTGATTCTCAAGATGACTGTGGCGATGGCAGTGACGAAGAGAATTGCCCAGTCATTGTGCCCACTAGAGTGATAACTGCAGCTGTCATTGGGAGTCTTATTTGTGGATTGCTGCTTGTCATTGCACTGGGATGTACTTGTAAATTGTACTCACTCAGGATGTTTGAGCGAAG GTCATTTGAAACTCATTTGTCAAGGGTTGAGGCTGAGCTGTTAAGAAGAGAAGCTCCTCCATCCTATGGACAATTAATTGCCCAGGGTTTAATTCCACCAGTTGAAGATTTCCCTGTTTGTTCCCCAAATCAG GCTTCAGTTCTGGAAAACCTCAGGCTGGCAGTACGATCTCAGCTTGGATTTACCTCAATCAGACTTCCTATTGCTGGCAGATCAAGTAACATTTGGAATCGAATTTTTAATTTTGCGAGGTCACGTCATTCTGGATCGTTGGCATTGGTCTCGGCAGATGGAGATGATGTTGCCAGCCAAAGTACTAGTAGAGAAGGTGAAAGAAATAATACTCACAGAAGTTTGTTTTCAGTTGAATCTGATGATACAGacacagaaaatgaaagaagagacacagcaggagcagtTGGTGGTGTTGCTGCCACCTTGCCTCAAAAAGTCCCTCCTGCAACAGCAATAGAAGCAACAGTGGGAGCGTGTGGGAGTTCCTCTGCtcatagcagcagcagcagcagcacggatGGTGGAAGAGAAGTGACAAATGTAGAGCCCCCGAGCACAAGTCCCGCACGCCACCAGCTCTCGAGCGCACTAAGCCGTATGACTCAAGGCTTGCGCTGGGTACGCTTTACTTTAGGGAGATCAAGCTCAGTGAATCAGAACCAAAGTCCTTTGAGACAGCTTGATAATGGGGTAAGTGGAAGAGAAGAGGATGATGATGTTGAAATGTTAATTCCAGTCTCTGATGTAGCATCAGACTTTGACATGAATGACTGTTCAAGACCTCTACTTGATCTCAGCTCAGATCAAGGACCAGGGCTTAGACAGCCTTACAGTGCAGCACATCACAGTGTAAGGTCATGCAGTCGAGATGGCCCCTGTGAGAGCTGTGGCATCGTACACACTGCCCAGATACCCGACACTTGCTTAGAGGCAACAGTGAAAAACGAAACTAGTGACGATGAGGCATTATTACTCTGCTAG